In one Rhopalosiphum padi isolate XX-2018 chromosome 3, ASM2088224v1, whole genome shotgun sequence genomic region, the following are encoded:
- the LOC132925500 gene encoding zinc finger MYM-type protein 1-like, with the protein MRIDSNYTPDFSKSERDGRTLTKDWFYKVLKNGSKVKRSFLAYSETKNSLYCISCRMFSHMFSHESKMSSLAKEEGLANWKKLSDKIPEHENSSNHKHYFCTWKSLETSLGMGGIDKELQDAIQKEETHWKEVLHCIVVAILYLAKQGSPFRGTNERCDFENPSSGKFLNTIALLSHYNVPLQKHIERHKKGQISYFSSDIQDEFLDIIADKIRQDIIQNVKKAKYFALMFDCTPDISNNEQMTEIIRYVNGTEVVESFLDFFLVSDKTGEGLSQEIIKKVKNDGLDLELCRAQSYDNGSNMAGKYKGVQARILKENKYAYFLPCSAHSLNLVGVHAADACLSASNYFGVLHSLYNYFSRSTSRWEVLQKHVPLTLKAESKTRWSARLESVEVIFKHIHKIFLALDELCTNGSTPETKTEAKILMGQMKDFQFSVLTSFWYSVLKPIDRANKFLQGKDVTVDRAMRNIQGLINLLSSKRENLVSEAMADAKIMAQNNGLETDFKEKRR; encoded by the coding sequence ATGAGGATTGACAGCAACTATACGCCGGACTTTTCAAAAAGTGAAAGAGATGGACGAACTCTAACTAAAGATtggttttataaagttttaaaaaatggatCGAAGGTGAAACGATCTTTTTTAGCTTACAGTGAGACTAAAAATTCTTTATACTGCATTTCTTGCAGAATGTTTTCTCATATGTTTTCACATGAGTCTAAAATGTCATCCTTAGCCAAGGAAGAAGGATTAGCAAATTGGAAAAAACTAAGTGACAAAATACCAGAACATGAGAATTCTTCCAATCATAAACATTACTTTTGTACGTGGAAATCTTTAGAAACATCTCTCGGAATGGGAGGCATAGACAAAGAACTCCAAGACGCAATTCAAAAAGAAGAAACTCACTGGAAAGAAGTTTTACACTGTATTGTTGttgcaattttatatttagcaaAGCAAGGGAGTCCTTTTAGAGGAACAAACGAAAGGTGTGATTTTGAAAATCCTAGCAGTGGAAAATTTCTTAACACAATAGCTCTTTTGTCCCACTACAATGTTCCACTTCAAAAACATATTGAACGTCATAAGAAAGGGCAGATCAGTTATTTTTCATCGGATATTCAGGACGAATTTCTTGATATAATTGCTGACAAAATAAGACaagatattattcaaaatgtaaaaaaagctaaatattttgcattaatGTTCGACTGTACACCAGACATCAGTAACAATGAACAAATGACAGAAATAATCCGTTATGTGAATGGGACTGAAGTTGTGGAGAGCTTTCtagatttttttcttgtttctGACAAAACTGGGGAAGGTCTTTCtcaagaaattattaaaaaggtaaaaaatgaTGGCTTAGATTTGGAACTATGTAGAGCCCAATCATATGATAATGGCTCCAATATGGCTGGAAAATACAAAGGAGTGCAAGCTAGAATattgaaagaaaataaatacgCATATTTTTTGCCGTGCTCCGCTCATTCGTTGAACTTGGTCGGAGTTCACGCTGCTGATGCTTGTCTTTCAGCTTCAAATTATTTCGGAGTGTTGCACTCcctttataactattttagtcGGTCCACTTCAAGGTGGGAAGTACTGCAAAAACACGTTCCCTTAACTTTGAAGGCAGAAAGTAAAACAAGATGGTCAGCAAGACTTGAGTCGGTCGAAGTCATCTTCaaacatatacataaaatatttttagctcTTGACGAGTTATGTACTAATGGATCCACGCCGGAGACTAAAACTGAAGCTAAAATTCTAATGGGTCAAATGaaagattttcaattttcagtTCTAACTTCCTTTTGGTACAGTGTACTAAAGCCAATTGACAGAGCCAATAAATTCCTTCAGGGAAAAGACGTAACAGTTGACAGAGCAATGAGAAACATACAAGGGCTAATAAATTTGTTGTCATCAAAAAGAGAAAACTTGGTATCAGAGGCAATGGCAGATGCCAAAATCATGGCTCAAAACAATGGCTTAGAAACTGACTTTAAAGAAAAAAGAAGATGA
- the LOC132924501 gene encoding LOW QUALITY PROTEIN: E3 ubiquitin-protein ligase mind-bomb-like (The sequence of the model RefSeq protein was modified relative to this genomic sequence to represent the inferred CDS: deleted 2 bases in 1 codon; substituted 1 base at 1 genomic stop codon) encodes MLKFWWWQYHKCQVPIFIIYKFXEITIFFHKSESNIILFCSFLSSEEYDRCFVCLSGRNENIGSVNILLPCGHGWCCDNCGQQQTICGICKTPVDDTFSIQIMLGNGQWMDNLNSLLDPTGSNCLCCMRAFRDVVNGIRYVYQNCGHGWRCEDCAVPHPNNCEVCNDTVDDVIQIFIC; translated from the exons ATGCTGAAATTTTGGTGGTGGCAATACCACAAATGCCAGgtaccaatatttataatttataaattttaagaaattaccattttttttcat aaatcagaatcaaacataattttattctgtTCATTTTTATCAAGTGAAGAATACGATCGTTGCTTTGTGTGTCTGAGTGGAAGGAACGAAAACATTGGATCTGTCAACATTCTTTTGCCATGTGGCCATGGATGGTGTTGTGATAATTGTGGTCAACAACAAACTATTTGTGGAATTTGCAAGACACCAGTAGACGACACCtttagtatacaaataatgttagGAAATG GTCAATGGATGGATAATTTGAATAGTTTATTGGACCCTACAGGCAGCAACTGTCTTTGTTGTATGAGGGCCTTTAGGGATGTAGTCAATGGAATTCGGTATGTGTATCAAAATTGTGGCCATGGTTGGAGATGCGAAGATTGTGCTGTCCCACATCCAAACAACTGTGAGGTGTGTAATGACACTGTTGATGATgtcattcaaatatttatatgttaa
- the LOC132925499 gene encoding tigger transposable element-derived protein 4-like: protein MFRKIELLTTNVTSIESSLNFYGESFDEIKNKMDTVVNIVNGMENRCIMASRSALSISEKKSVLADYDKLPEKTNQRLAAQQLGIPQSTLNKLLKSRNEISYCTESQNRKRKRESKSKATDEALFMWFKQASAMNAPINRSILMTKANDLAKKMGEINFNATDGWLTRWKDRHDIVYKKLHGEKQDADASGADSWIKTTWPTVLNKYGPENIFNLDETGLYYRATPDYCMVLKNAPASAGKKNKARITVALTCNMTGVKNLPVDYFSNINAWMTSFIFESYLRKWDSTFDHKIGLILDNCTVHPNFSLKNIELVFLPLNPPAP, encoded by the exons atgttcagaaaaattgaattacttaCTACTAACGTTACATCAATAGAAAGTTCATTAAATTTCTATGGAGAATCATTTGATGAAATCAAGAATAAAATGGACACTGTTGTAAACATTGTTAATGGTATGGAAAATAGG TGTATTATGGCTAGTAGAAGTGCGCTTtcaataagtgaaaaaaaaagtgTCCTAGCCGATTATGACAAGCTTCCCGAGAAGACGAATCAGAGATTAGCAGCACAACAATTGGGCATTCCGCAGTCAACATTAAATAAGTTACTGAAATCCCGTAACGAAATAAGTTACTGCACTGAATCTCAAAATAGAAAACGTAAACGTGAGAGCAAAAGTAAGGCAACCGATGAAGCTCTTTTCATGTGGTTTAAGCAAGCTAGCGCTATGAATGCTCCTATAAATCGCAGCATATTAATGACAAAAGCCAATGACTTGGCCAAAAAAATgggagaaattaattttaatgcaacTGATGGTTGGTTGACTAGGTGGAAAGATCGCCACgatattgtttacaaaaaacTTCATGGAGAAAAACAAGACGCAGATGCGAGTGGTGCTGATTCTTGGATTAAAACAACGTGGCCAACTGTTTTGAATAAATACGGTCCGGAAAACATCTTTAATTTAGATGAAACAGGGCTGTACTATAGAGCAACACCTGACTATTGCatggttttaaaaaatgcaCCGGCCTCTGCAGGGAAAAAGAATAAAGCGAGGATCACTGTGGCTTTAACGTGCAATATGACgg GTGTCAAGAACTTACCTGTTGACTACTTCAGCAATATAAATGCTTGGATGacatcttttatttttgaaagttaTTTGAGAAAATGGGATTCAACATTTGATCACAAAATCGGTCTAATTTTGGACAATTGTACAGTGCATCCCAACTTTTCTTTAAAGAACATTGAACTGGTATTTCTTCCTCTCAATCCTCCCGCCCCTTGA